The DNA segment TCAGGTCGACGAATTGGCCGGCAACTACGAATTTACCGGCCAAACGCCGCTCACCGTGCCCGAGGCGCTCGAAATCAAGGAAGAATTGGAGACCATCGATCGGCTCCTGAAGCAACTCGAAGAAGCTGCAAAGAACGCTCAGATCGGCCTGATCGACATGGAAGCGCTGGCCCGATTCGCCGAGCCGGGCGATATGGACCGACTCAACGAATTGCAACAACAAGTGGAAAACTACCTCCGCGAGTTGGCCGAACGGCAAGGATTGCAGCGCGGCCAGCGCGGCGGCTACCAACTTACGCCGAAAGCATTTCGCCTGTTCCAGGGCCGATTGCTGGAACAGATTTTCAGCAATCTGATGGCGTCGCGTTCCGGGCGGCATCATGGCCCCGTCGTCGGCGACGGAGCCGTTGAATTGCAGCAGACGAAGCCGTATGAATTCGGCGATTCGATCACGCAGATGGACATCCCCGCATCGCTGGTGAATGCGATGCTCCGCGACGGCACGCATCTGCCGGTGCGGATGAAGCCGGAAGACATCGAAATCCACCGCACGCGCAACACGCCCAAATGTGCCACCGCCGTATTGATGGACATGAGCGGCTCGATGCGCTACGGCGGCCAATACATCAACGTCAAGCGAATGGGCCTTGCCCTCGAAGGACTGATCCGCCGCGAATATCCGGGCGATTTTCTGCAATTCATCGAAATGTTTTCGTTCGCCAAGCCCGTGGCGACCGCCGATGTTCCGTCGCTGATGCCGAAGCCGGTGACGATTTTCGATTCGTACGTGAAGCTCTGGGCCGACATGAGCGACCCGCAGGTGAGCGAGATGCAAATCCCGCCCCACTTCACGAACATTCAGCACGCGCTGCAAATGGGCCGGCAATTCCTCTCCCGCCAAGACACCTCCAATCGGCAAATCATTTTGATAACCGACGGCCTGCCGACGGCCCATTTCGAAGGTTCGAAGCTCTATCTGCTCTATCCACCCGATCCGCGAACCGAGCGAGCCACGCTCCGCGAAGGCGCGCTTTGCAAACGCGAGGGGATCACGATCAATATCTTCCTGCTGCAAAGCTGGGCCCAATCGTCGGAAGACATTCAATTCGCCTACCGCTTGGCCGAATCGACAACCGGCCGCGTCTTTTTCACCGCCGGCAAAGACCTCGACCGCTACGTCGTGTGGGATTACGTAAACCGCCGCCGCTCAATCGTGGCGTGATGGGGCGCGCCGAGCGACTTCGACGATCCACTGCGTCACAAATAGTTCTGACCCGTTATCCGGCCTGGCCCGTTATCCGGCGCCAATCGCTTGAAGTCGGTCGCCATGCCTGTCATCATTTTGGCATCTGCGCCCCTCCAGTCACCGGTCGTTGGGAATTGACGGATGAAAGCGATTCGCCTGGGCTTCTGCGCCCCAGTCTTTATATGTTCCTGCGCTGCTGCGGCGCTCGCCGCGGATGTTGTTGGAATTGCACCGGCAAAGGATTTGCCCGGCGCCCAGCAACCACAGTTGGCGGTCAGTCCCGGCGGAACGATCTACATGGCGTTCGGTTCGGGAAACTCAATCTTCTGCACTTCGTCGGCCAGCGGCACACGCTTTGAGCCACCGAAAAAGATCGGCGAATCGGGCGTCATGGCACTCGGCATGCGCCGCGGCCCACGAATCGCGGCATCCGAGAAGTCTGTTGTCGTCACAGCGGTCGTCGGCGAGCAAGGGCACGGCCGCGATGGCGATTTATTGGCTTGGCATTCCAGTAGCGGTGGCGACCATTGGTCGGGGCCCGTGAAAATCAACACGGTGCCCGGTTCGGCGCGCGAGGGACTACATCATTTGACGGTCGCGCCCGACGGGACGTTTTACTGCGTTTGGCTCGACCTACGTGAGAAGACCGCCCAGGTGTATGGGGCGGCCTCCGGCGACGGCGGCGAAACGTGGCACGACGAGAAAATGATCTATCGCTCGCCGGAGGGCCCGGTTTGTCAATGTTGCCAGCCGCAAGCGACCTTTGATCGCGATGGCGGCCTGCATGTGATGTGGCGCAACAATCTGGCCGGCGCCCGCGACATGTATCTAGCCAACTCTGGAGACAACGGCCGCAGTTTCGATCGCGCCAAGAAGCTGGGGCGCGGGACGTGGCCGCTCAATGCTTGTCCTATGGATGGCGGCGGGATCGCGTGCGACACCGACGGCACGGTCCACACGATTTGGCGTCGCGATCACGATTTGTATTCCTGCACGCCGGGGAAAATGGAATTGCCGCTGGGTCGGGGCCAGCAAGGTTGGGCGGCGAGCGGTCCTGGCGGCGTCTACTTCATCTGGATCGAAAGGCGGCCGGGCGCCGTGATGCTGCTGCCTCCGCACGCTGACGCGCCGGTGAAACTTGCCGACGCCGCATCGGACCCGGTCATCGCGGGGCCGGTGAACGGCATGGGACCGATCGTCGCCGCGTGGCAGACGGATAGTTCAGACGGCGACCGAATTCAAGCAACCGTGCTCACGCG comes from the Pirellulales bacterium genome and includes:
- a CDS encoding sialidase family protein; this encodes MKAIRLGFCAPVFICSCAAAALAADVVGIAPAKDLPGAQQPQLAVSPGGTIYMAFGSGNSIFCTSSASGTRFEPPKKIGESGVMALGMRRGPRIAASEKSVVVTAVVGEQGHGRDGDLLAWHSSSGGDHWSGPVKINTVPGSAREGLHHLTVAPDGTFYCVWLDLREKTAQVYGAASGDGGETWHDEKMIYRSPEGPVCQCCQPQATFDRDGGLHVMWRNNLAGARDMYLANSGDNGRSFDRAKKLGRGTWPLNACPMDGGGIACDTDGTVHTIWRRDHDLYSCTPGKMELPLGRGQQGWAASGPGGVYFIWIERRPGAVMLLPPHADAPVKLADAASDPVIAGPVNGMGPIVAAWQTDSSDGDRIQATVLTRRK